A stretch of Planctomycetota bacterium DNA encodes these proteins:
- the secY gene encoding preprotein translocase subunit SecY — translation MLRTFANIFRVPDLRKKVLVTLFMIVVFRLGTYVPLPGINTAAVTQVVDKFREGGRSAAGRALSLIDLFTGGALGRCTVFALGIMPYISASIIFQLLTTVIKPLEELQREGEAGRKKINQYTRYATVVLCMVQSFFMSSWIEGRPFEVQLVTPGMQAGPWFEISTMLALTAGSVFLMWLGETLTEHGIGNGISVLIMAGIVDRMPTAAQQLWNRVDWSRPFTPEAGRMNVLMLAFFLAIYLGVVVGVVMITQGQRRVTVQQAKHTRGHRVYGGQRHYMPLRVGQAGVIPIIFAQSLLTFPNIIFGSLSARWPSFGFIAAAFQVGSFTYTFVYILLIVFFCYFWTAVVFNPLKMAEEMKNYGHFVPGIRPGKMTAQYLERLMTRITLAGSAFLAFIAVLPQLIHSSLDVDVNVAYLYGGTSLLIIVGVALEIVQKIESHLLMRHYEGFMKKGRIHGRSSW, via the coding sequence ATGCTACGCACTTTCGCCAACATCTTCCGAGTGCCCGACCTTCGCAAGAAGGTGCTGGTCACCCTCTTCATGATCGTGGTGTTCCGCCTCGGCACCTATGTGCCGCTGCCCGGCATCAACACGGCCGCGGTCACCCAGGTCGTGGACAAGTTCCGCGAGGGCGGCCGCAGCGCCGCCGGCCGCGCCCTGAGCCTCATTGACCTCTTCACGGGCGGCGCCCTTGGGCGGTGCACCGTCTTCGCCCTCGGCATCATGCCCTACATCAGCGCGTCCATCATCTTCCAACTCCTCACCACCGTCATCAAGCCCCTCGAGGAGCTCCAGCGCGAGGGCGAAGCGGGCCGCAAGAAGATCAACCAGTACACCCGCTATGCCACCGTCGTCCTGTGCATGGTCCAGTCGTTCTTCATGTCCTCGTGGATCGAGGGCCGGCCCTTCGAGGTCCAACTGGTCACCCCGGGCATGCAAGCCGGGCCCTGGTTCGAAATCTCCACGATGCTCGCGCTGACGGCGGGCAGCGTGTTCCTCATGTGGCTGGGCGAGACCCTCACCGAGCACGGCATCGGCAACGGCATCTCCGTGCTCATCATGGCGGGCATCGTGGACCGCATGCCGACCGCCGCCCAGCAGCTCTGGAACAGGGTGGACTGGAGCCGGCCCTTCACCCCCGAGGCCGGCCGGATGAACGTCCTCATGCTCGCCTTCTTCCTCGCCATCTATCTTGGGGTCGTCGTGGGCGTCGTCATGATCACCCAGGGCCAGCGCCGCGTCACCGTGCAGCAGGCCAAACACACGCGCGGCCACCGCGTCTACGGCGGCCAGCGCCACTACATGCCCCTCCGGGTCGGGCAGGCCGGCGTGATCCCCATCATCTTCGCCCAGTCGCTGCTCACCTTCCCCAACATCATCTTCGGCTCCCTGAGCGCCCGCTGGCCGTCGTTCGGCTTCATCGCCGCCGCCTTCCAGGTGGGCTCCTTCACCTACACCTTCGTCTACATCCTCCTGATCGTGTTCTTCTGCTACTTCTGGACCGCCGTCGTCTTCAACCCGCTCAAGATGGCCGAGGAGATGAAGAACTACGGCCACTTCGTCCCCGGCATCCGGCCGGGCAAGATGACCGCCCAGTACCTCGAGCGCCTCATGACCCGCATCACCCTGGCAGGTTCCGCCTTCCTGGCCTTCATCGCCGTCCTGCCGCAGCTCATCCACAGCAGCCTCGACGTGGACGTGAACGTGGCATACCTCTACGGGGGCACCAGCCTGCTCATCATCGTAGGCGTGGCCCTCGAGATCGTTCAGAAGATCGAATCGCACCTCCTCATGCGCCACTACGAGGGCTTCATGAAGAAGGGGCGCATCCACGGCAGGAGTTCATGGTGA
- the map gene encoding type I methionyl aminopeptidase yields the protein MITLKSERELEKIRTACRIVADVLELVRTLARPGVTTAYLDKEAEKRIIECGAEPAFKGHGASGRRLGFPASLCTSVNEEVVHGIPGERVLLDGDLLSVDVGARCAGYYGDGAVTLPIGRVAPAAQHLVDVCLEALHRGIQAAGPGRRLADISRSVQRHVEAHGFSVVRDLVGHGIGSSLWEEPQVPNFYSPSLRDVVLRPGMVLAIEPMINAGKWQVKTLANRWTVVSADGSLSAHFEHTVCITASGVEVMTTPPRQKG from the coding sequence TTGATCACGCTGAAGTCCGAGCGCGAACTGGAGAAGATCCGGACCGCTTGTCGTATAGTCGCCGACGTGCTCGAACTGGTGCGCACCCTGGCCCGGCCAGGGGTGACGACGGCGTACCTTGACAAAGAGGCCGAAAAACGCATAATAGAGTGCGGAGCCGAGCCCGCGTTCAAAGGCCACGGGGCCTCTGGCCGACGGCTCGGCTTCCCGGCCAGCTTGTGCACGTCGGTGAACGAAGAAGTCGTGCACGGCATCCCCGGCGAGCGCGTTTTGCTCGACGGGGATCTGCTGAGTGTAGATGTGGGTGCGCGCTGTGCGGGCTACTACGGCGACGGCGCCGTCACGCTGCCGATCGGCCGGGTGGCACCCGCGGCGCAACATTTGGTGGACGTTTGCCTGGAGGCCCTGCACCGAGGCATCCAGGCCGCCGGCCCGGGCCGGCGCCTTGCCGACATCAGCCGCAGCGTGCAGCGGCACGTCGAGGCGCACGGCTTCTCGGTGGTGCGCGACCTGGTCGGCCACGGCATCGGCTCGAGCCTTTGGGAAGAGCCGCAAGTGCCGAATTTCTACAGCCCGAGCCTGCGCGACGTCGTGTTGCGGCCGGGCATGGTGCTGGCGATTGAGCCGATGATCAACGCCGGCAAGTGGCAGGTGAAGACCCTGGCGAACCGTTGGACGGTGGTGAGCGCCGACGGCTCGCTCTCGGCCCATTTCGAGCACACCGTGTGCATCACGGCGAGCGGGGTGGAAGTGATGACGACGCCTCCTCGCCAGAAGGGCTAG
- the rpmJ gene encoding 50S ribosomal protein L36, translating into MKVRSSIRRVCENCKLVRRRGVVRVLCTNPRHKQRQG; encoded by the coding sequence ATGAAAGTGCGTTCCTCGATTCGACGGGTGTGTGAGAACTGCAAGCTCGTGCGGCGCCGGGGCGTGGTGCGCGTGCTCTGCACGAACCCGCGCCACAAGCAGCGCCAGGGCTGA
- the rpsK gene encoding 30S ribosomal protein S11, with protein MGKTATPTKGPKATRRRVRRTVSLGVAHIQASFNNTVVTITDLNGDALCWASSGSIGFKGSRKSTPFAAQRAAESVAQQAQKLGVRAVEVRVKGPGSGRESAIRALQAAGLEIKSIEDVTPLPHNGCRPRKKRRV; from the coding sequence ATGGGCAAGACCGCTACCCCGACCAAAGGCCCCAAGGCGACGCGGAGGCGCGTTCGACGCACCGTCTCGCTCGGGGTCGCTCACATCCAGGCCTCGTTCAACAACACGGTGGTCACCATCACCGACCTCAACGGCGACGCCCTGTGCTGGGCCTCGTCCGGCAGCATCGGCTTCAAAGGCTCGCGCAAGAGCACGCCCTTCGCCGCCCAGCGGGCCGCCGAGAGCGTGGCGCAGCAGGCCCAGAAGCTCGGCGTCCGAGCCGTCGAGGTCCGAGTCAAAGGGCCCGGCTCCGGCCGTGAATCCGCCATTCGCGCCCTCCAGGCCGCCGGCCTGGAAATCAAGTCCATCGAGGACGTCACCCCCCTGCCTCACAATGGCTGCCGCCCGCGCAAGAAGCGGCGTGTATGA
- a CDS encoding adenylate kinase — protein MRLVFLGPPGAGKGTQAMQQAEQRGLRYIATGDELRKAIAAGTPLGLQAKAYTSTGRLVPDEVIIGLARELLEQPGAEAGVIFDGFPRTIGQAEALDALLRERGEALDAVLYFDVSSDAVVKRLSGRRVCRQCGATFHVESLPSQRGDVCDRCGGALYQREDDRAETVSRRLQVYQEQTAALLDYYRAQGLLVRLQADRSIAEVRAAVNAAIEATARRRAPKAAATGQGSA, from the coding sequence GTGAGACTCGTCTTCCTGGGCCCCCCCGGCGCCGGCAAAGGCACCCAGGCCATGCAACAAGCCGAGCAGCGCGGTCTTCGCTACATTGCGACGGGCGACGAGTTGCGCAAGGCCATCGCCGCCGGCACCCCGCTCGGCCTCCAGGCCAAAGCCTACACGTCCACCGGGCGCTTGGTGCCCGATGAGGTCATCATCGGCCTGGCTCGGGAGCTGCTCGAGCAGCCCGGAGCCGAGGCCGGGGTCATCTTCGACGGCTTCCCGCGCACGATTGGCCAGGCCGAGGCCCTCGACGCTCTGCTGCGCGAGCGGGGCGAAGCACTCGACGCCGTCCTGTACTTCGACGTTTCGAGCGACGCGGTCGTGAAGCGGCTCTCGGGGCGGCGCGTCTGCCGCCAGTGCGGAGCGACGTTCCACGTCGAGAGCCTGCCCTCCCAGCGCGGCGACGTGTGCGACCGCTGCGGAGGCGCGCTCTACCAGCGCGAGGACGACCGCGCCGAGACCGTGAGCCGCCGCCTACAGGTCTACCAGGAGCAGACGGCTGCCCTGCTGGACTACTATCGGGCGCAAGGCCTCCTGGTGCGGCTCCAGGCTGACCGCAGCATCGCCGAAGTGCGAGCCGCGGTCAATGCGGCCATTGAGGCGACGGCGCGCCGCAGAGCCCCAAAGGCCGCAGCAACCGGGCAGGGCAGCGCTTGA
- the rpsM gene encoding 30S ribosomal protein S13 gives MPRVAGVDIPANKRSVVALTYIYGIGPTSAKRILQQAGIDENVRAKDLSEDELSRIASIVDKNYMVEGELRRLLSQNISRLREIGCYRGLRHRLGLPVRGQRTRTNARTRKGPRKTVAGKKSVKEQRG, from the coding sequence ATGCCGCGAGTCGCTGGCGTGGACATTCCAGCCAACAAGCGCAGCGTGGTTGCGCTGACCTACATCTACGGGATCGGGCCGACCTCGGCGAAGCGTATCCTTCAGCAGGCCGGCATAGACGAAAACGTGCGCGCCAAGGACCTCTCGGAAGACGAGCTGTCGCGCATCGCCTCGATCGTGGACAAGAACTACATGGTCGAGGGCGAGCTTCGCCGCCTGCTCTCGCAGAACATCTCGCGGCTGCGCGAGATCGGGTGCTACCGCGGCCTGCGGCATCGCCTGGGCCTCCCGGTCCGGGGCCAGCGCACCCGCACCAACGCGCGCACGCGCAAGGGGCCGCGCAAGACCGTGGCCGGCAAGAAGAGCGTCAAGGAACAGCGCGGCTGA
- the infA gene encoding translation initiation factor IF-1, whose amino-acid sequence MGKEQGIRVEATVRESLPNAVFRVQLENGHIVTAHVSGKMRMHFIRILPGDRVTVELSPYDLSKGRIVYRE is encoded by the coding sequence ATGGGCAAAGAGCAAGGGATCCGTGTCGAAGCCACCGTGAGAGAATCGCTCCCGAACGCCGTGTTCCGGGTGCAACTGGAGAACGGCCACATTGTGACCGCGCACGTCTCCGGCAAGATGCGGATGCACTTCATCCGCATCCTTCCCGGCGACCGCGTGACCGTGGAACTGTCGCCCTACGACCTGAGCAAGGGGCGGATTGTGTACCGCGAGTAG
- the rplO gene encoding 50S ribosomal protein L15, with translation MNLNDVKSIPTGRKRARRVGRGESSGSGKTSGRGTSGQRSRSGRKGHGIYEGGQMPLFRRLPKRGFNNIVFARRYAVVNVGDLNGFGDGQEVDPAALIQAGLITRVLDGVKILAHGELQRKLTVKAHRFSGAALAKIQAAGGEAVVL, from the coding sequence ATGAACCTCAATGACGTCAAGAGTATCCCGACCGGCCGCAAGCGCGCCAGGCGCGTGGGCCGTGGCGAGAGCTCGGGCAGTGGCAAGACCTCGGGGCGGGGCACCTCGGGCCAGCGTTCGCGCTCCGGCCGCAAGGGGCACGGCATCTACGAGGGCGGCCAGATGCCCCTCTTCCGCCGCCTGCCCAAGCGCGGATTCAACAACATCGTGTTCGCCCGCCGCTACGCCGTCGTCAACGTCGGCGACCTCAACGGCTTCGGCGACGGCCAGGAAGTGGACCCGGCCGCCCTGATCCAGGCCGGCCTGATCACGCGCGTGCTCGACGGGGTGAAGATTCTCGCCCACGGAGAGCTTCAGCGCAAACTTACCGTGAAAGCCCACCGCTTCAGCGGCGCGGCCCTGGCGAAGATCCAGGCCGCCGGCGGCGAGGCCGTGGTGCTCTGA
- the rpsD gene encoding 30S ribosomal protein S4 has translation MGRDAGPKCRLCRREGMKLFLKGPRCESAKCAVSRRDYPPGMHAWRRAKFSAYGAQLREKQKLKRFYGILERQFRRYFAEAERQAGNTGENLLLALERRLDNVLHQLGLAASRAQARQLITHGHIEVNGASITSPSHPVRPGDVIAPRRSEATAKLIAHAREAAKGRAVPSWLEVTEEPLQGRVVNLPNREEVGIEVREQLIVELCSK, from the coding sequence TTGGGTAGAGATGCCGGTCCGAAGTGCAGACTCTGTCGCCGGGAAGGCATGAAGCTGTTCCTCAAGGGGCCGCGGTGCGAGAGCGCCAAGTGCGCCGTCAGCCGCCGCGACTACCCGCCCGGAATGCATGCGTGGCGCCGCGCCAAGTTCTCCGCCTACGGGGCTCAGCTCCGCGAGAAGCAGAAGCTAAAGAGATTCTATGGGATCCTGGAGCGCCAGTTCCGCCGCTACTTCGCCGAGGCCGAGCGGCAGGCGGGGAACACGGGGGAGAACCTGCTGCTCGCCCTCGAACGCCGGCTCGACAACGTGCTTCACCAGCTCGGCCTGGCCGCCTCCCGCGCCCAGGCGCGGCAGTTGATCACCCACGGGCACATCGAGGTGAACGGGGCCAGCATCACCTCGCCCTCGCACCCTGTGCGGCCCGGCGACGTGATTGCGCCCCGGCGCAGCGAGGCAACCGCCAAGCTCATCGCGCACGCGCGCGAGGCCGCGAAGGGCCGTGCTGTGCCCAGTTGGCTCGAGGTTACCGAGGAACCCCTGCAAGGGCGTGTGGTCAACCTGCCCAACCGCGAAGAGGTCGGCATCGAGGTCAGGGAACAGCTCATCGTCGAGCTGTGCTCCAAGTAG
- a CDS encoding DNA-directed RNA polymerase subunit alpha translates to MRIRWRGFELPTRVVCERESLTGSYGKFIAEPFERGFGTTIGNSLRRVLLSSIEGAAVTSVRIEGVQHQYSTIAGVVEDVTDIILNIKQIRLRLLSEGPKVLKIERRTRGEVTAADIQADPDVEIVNPELHIATLNEDVPFIVEMGARRGRGYATAEENTKPEQEIGVIPVDSLFSPVRRVNYRAENTRVGQKTNYDRLTVEIWTDGTVSPEIGLVEASRILRKHLDPFILYFEIGRELPAEKTEKAAKRREPRQISDELSRRLGMTIEELDLSVRAQNCLESENIQTVRDLIVRTEAQLLAVRNLGKTSLQDIKNKLANLGLSLGMSIDALPAAEGEAARSES, encoded by the coding sequence ATGCGAATCCGCTGGCGAGGTTTCGAGCTCCCGACCCGCGTCGTGTGTGAGCGCGAGTCGTTGACCGGCTCGTACGGCAAGTTCATCGCCGAGCCCTTCGAGCGGGGCTTCGGCACCACCATAGGCAACAGCCTGCGGCGCGTCCTCCTCTCGTCCATCGAGGGCGCGGCTGTGACCTCGGTGCGCATCGAAGGCGTGCAGCACCAGTACTCCACCATCGCGGGCGTCGTGGAGGACGTCACCGATATCATCCTCAATATCAAACAGATCCGCCTTCGCCTCTTGTCCGAAGGGCCCAAGGTCCTGAAGATTGAACGCCGCACGCGCGGCGAAGTCACGGCGGCCGATATCCAGGCCGACCCGGACGTCGAGATCGTGAACCCCGAACTCCACATTGCCACCCTCAACGAGGACGTTCCGTTCATCGTCGAGATGGGGGCCCGCCGGGGCAGGGGGTATGCGACGGCCGAGGAGAACACCAAGCCTGAGCAGGAGATTGGGGTCATCCCGGTCGACTCGCTCTTCTCTCCCGTGCGCCGCGTGAACTACAGGGCAGAGAACACCCGTGTCGGCCAGAAGACGAACTATGATCGCCTGACCGTCGAGATCTGGACCGATGGCACCGTGAGCCCGGAGATCGGCCTGGTGGAGGCGTCGAGAATCCTCCGCAAGCACCTCGACCCGTTCATCCTGTACTTCGAAATCGGGCGCGAGCTGCCTGCCGAGAAGACCGAGAAGGCGGCCAAACGCCGCGAGCCGAGACAGATCTCCGACGAACTCAGCCGTCGGCTCGGCATGACGATTGAGGAACTCGACCTGTCCGTGCGCGCGCAGAACTGCCTGGAATCGGAGAACATCCAGACCGTGCGCGATCTCATCGTGAGGACCGAGGCCCAGCTCCTGGCCGTGCGGAACCTGGGCAAGACCTCGTTGCAGGACATCAAGAACAAACTCGCCAATCTGGGCCTGTCGCTCGGCATGAGCATTGACGCTCTCCCGGCCGCCGAAGGCGAGGCAGCGCGAAGCGAGAGCTGA